A region from the Corallococcus caeni genome encodes:
- a CDS encoding bifunctional serine/threonine-protein kinase/formylglycine-generating enzyme family protein, with amino-acid sequence MRSEPLPVWQPPATFGEYRLLQPLGRGAMGEVYLAHDTVLDRLVAVKFIAGVAPDEVQRERFRTEARAIARVQHPNVVGIHRVGEVKDRPYLVSEFLRGDSLDRLSRPVPWTRVLEIGVGLARGLAAAHRQGVLHRDLKPANALLTEDGQVKLLDFGVAKLLDVAMASVEPVRLQEEPRAVPVEGDATVDVPGTVEDSRRTATVGVNHGASPEASPPLLVSSDTGDSQRPAEVAQRTATSTPLPPERLLGPADLLSTGRIGTPLYMAPEVWRGEPATVRSDLFSLGVLLYELCGGPTPGPLAEAPHRPRTFEPLDAAVPGVDATFAAILARCLAHDPFARFESADALREALESIASRRGSPTLATPRPRWLRITRVLALPGIAVAILLGGNWWGERSRRMDAEQAMASAAAILDEVRALDTRIDTLRTEAFTAFDTDRSAEAEPLWAQALELGAKQARRSQDASTVLEAAQTRVGRGSNPTLDQRVADVLLQRILLAERDRDLDVQTALTQHLAELDPNAATSRKLTAPVRMELDSNPPGAVIQVETFESRPGGPPRWSEPRTFDKTPMTAGLTLDPGSHRLTFTLPDRPPVQYPVMLTRGETFRAKVSLPEHVPDGYVYVPPGRFLYGSGDAETIRRTVIRTRPMHRLTTGAFFIARHEVTYADWLAWLRALPTSERAARRPRGTNYFGTIELLPGRDGLWTFHLEHEGITYLAREGEPLRYQDRTQRAEQDWRRFPVSGISWEDARAYVAWLDATGRLPRARLCTEREWERAARGADGRDYPHGPTLAPDDANFDATYGRKPRAFGPDVVGTHPASDSPFGVADLSGNVWEWLVTDTNGAAAYGGGSFYQDALTARSLNHGDGEPRTRFPFIGMRVCASVP; translated from the coding sequence ATGAGGAGCGAGCCGCTTCCAGTGTGGCAGCCGCCCGCGACGTTCGGGGAGTACCGCCTGTTGCAGCCGCTGGGACGCGGCGCGATGGGGGAGGTGTACCTCGCGCACGACACGGTGCTGGACCGGCTGGTGGCGGTGAAGTTCATCGCGGGCGTCGCACCGGATGAGGTGCAGCGTGAGCGCTTCCGCACGGAGGCGCGAGCGATTGCCCGGGTGCAGCACCCGAACGTGGTGGGCATCCACCGCGTCGGAGAGGTGAAGGACCGGCCCTATCTCGTCTCCGAGTTCCTGCGAGGCGACAGCCTGGACCGGTTGTCCCGGCCGGTGCCGTGGACGCGCGTGCTGGAGATTGGAGTCGGACTGGCGAGGGGGCTCGCGGCGGCGCACCGGCAGGGGGTGTTGCACCGGGACCTCAAGCCGGCGAACGCGCTGCTGACCGAGGACGGGCAGGTGAAGCTGCTCGACTTCGGGGTGGCGAAGCTGCTCGACGTGGCGATGGCGTCCGTCGAACCCGTGCGCTTGCAGGAGGAACCCCGAGCCGTGCCCGTGGAGGGTGATGCCACGGTGGATGTGCCGGGCACGGTGGAGGATTCGCGCCGCACCGCGACCGTGGGCGTCAACCACGGTGCCAGCCCGGAGGCCTCGCCACCCCTGCTCGTGAGCTCCGACACTGGAGACTCACAGCGTCCCGCGGAGGTGGCGCAACGGACCGCGACGTCGACTCCGCTTCCGCCGGAGCGGCTCCTCGGTCCCGCGGACCTGCTGTCCACGGGCCGCATCGGGACGCCGCTCTACATGGCGCCCGAGGTCTGGCGCGGTGAACCCGCCACGGTCCGCAGCGATCTCTTCTCGCTGGGCGTGCTCCTCTACGAGCTGTGCGGAGGTCCGACACCCGGACCGCTCGCGGAAGCCCCGCACCGTCCACGGACCTTCGAGCCACTGGACGCCGCGGTGCCCGGCGTCGATGCCACGTTCGCCGCCATCCTCGCGCGCTGCCTCGCGCATGATCCGTTCGCGCGCTTCGAATCCGCGGATGCCCTGCGCGAAGCGCTGGAGTCCATCGCCTCGCGCCGTGGCTCACCGACCCTCGCGACACCGCGTCCACGGTGGCTGCGCATCACCCGCGTGCTCGCGCTCCCGGGGATCGCGGTGGCCATCCTCCTCGGCGGCAACTGGTGGGGCGAACGTTCCCGGCGCATGGACGCGGAGCAGGCCATGGCCTCCGCCGCCGCCATCCTCGACGAAGTCCGCGCCCTGGACACCCGCATCGACACCCTGCGCACGGAGGCCTTCACCGCGTTCGACACGGACCGCTCCGCGGAGGCGGAACCCCTCTGGGCCCAGGCCCTGGAGCTGGGCGCGAAGCAGGCCCGCCGCTCCCAGGACGCCAGCACCGTCCTCGAAGCCGCGCAGACGCGCGTGGGCCGGGGCTCGAACCCCACCCTGGACCAACGCGTCGCCGACGTCCTGCTTCAGCGCATCCTCCTCGCGGAACGGGACCGCGACCTTGACGTCCAGACCGCCCTCACGCAGCACCTGGCTGAGTTGGACCCGAACGCCGCCACGAGCCGGAAGCTGACCGCCCCCGTCCGGATGGAGCTGGACAGCAATCCCCCCGGCGCCGTCATCCAGGTCGAAACCTTCGAGTCCCGCCCCGGTGGCCCGCCGCGCTGGTCCGAGCCCAGGACCTTCGACAAGACGCCCATGACCGCCGGCCTCACGCTGGATCCCGGCTCGCACCGACTGACCTTCACGCTCCCGGACCGGCCGCCCGTACAATACCCGGTGATGCTCACGCGGGGAGAGACCTTCCGCGCGAAGGTCTCCCTCCCCGAACACGTCCCGGACGGCTACGTCTACGTGCCCCCCGGCCGCTTCCTCTACGGCAGCGGCGACGCGGAGACCATCCGCCGCACCGTCATCCGCACGCGCCCGATGCACCGGCTCACCACCGGCGCCTTCTTCATCGCCCGCCACGAAGTCACGTACGCGGACTGGCTCGCGTGGCTGCGAGCGCTGCCCACCTCCGAGCGCGCCGCGCGCAGGCCCCGAGGCACCAACTACTTCGGCACCATCGAGCTGCTTCCGGGCAGGGACGGCCTCTGGACCTTCCACCTGGAACACGAAGGCATCACGTACCTGGCGAGGGAAGGGGAGCCGCTGCGCTACCAGGACCGCACCCAGCGCGCCGAACAGGACTGGCGCCGCTTCCCCGTGTCCGGCATCTCCTGGGAGGACGCCCGCGCGTACGTCGCCTGGCTGGATGCCACCGGTCGCCTGCCCCGCGCGCGCCTGTGCACCGAACGCGAATGGGAGCGCGCGGCCCGGGGCGCGGACGGCCGCGACTATCCGCACGGCCCGACGCTCGCGCCAGATGACGCCAACTTCGACGCCACCTACGGGCGCAAGCCGCGCGCCTTCGGGCCCGACGTGGTGGGAACGCATCCCGCGTCGGACAGCCCCTTCGGCGTGGCGGACCTGTCCGGCAACGTGTGGGAGTGGCTGGTGACGGACACGAACGGCGCGGCCGCGTATGGCGGCGGCTCGTTCTACCAGGACGCGCTCACCGCCCGCTCCCTCAACCACGGCGACGGCGAACCGCGCACACGCTTCCCCTTCATCGGGATGCGCGTGTGCGCGTCCGTTCCGTGA
- a CDS encoding ADYC domain-containing protein → MKLNDRTWTRWCLVMGMLTALGAEADPPPVNGAQGSRLHGTERFETVNIPLESFEPAASPLGIACTKSALMMGGRLVGSQSCSGANPPVWFLEGADLVGTSFRAPFEGRSVKLTIEEVRCHVDITGPAVACTAQNLTDGKAFWEYRVTAATEDSPSQPLCPTGSGFALASPHAWSTGGELLPNPEYFTFACAAKNEGTASQPFFVGGGVIAKCIDWGYAPWATTFPQAVALDYHQLCTRMAMADYCGEGRSNTLDGTPLKFMNTQEANQLITGDLPATLDGYSLEAVWKVDDCGGVRPLCLGKKRWDTLPLEATCVNRKLVLAPRPTRPCESMDLSFHATETLLVSYSLFIDRSLVTFMDAATNRYVTTTAVTVEPLTVEGGSSVTGVHLDLDANGVADVTPFTAQRKEGPILSPKLPVDIRTRMGSFIKPLYRCESTSGDSLLTDDSQCERLPSYVLKALNGDQGIEGFVYSSVSVTSTGQRRPLKLWRSLRTPVVYVTSTQAPPGFLFVRDLGYLPAVGQLPGRDL, encoded by the coding sequence ATGAAGTTGAATGACAGGACGTGGACGCGGTGGTGCCTGGTGATGGGGATGCTGACGGCCCTGGGCGCGGAGGCGGATCCGCCGCCGGTGAACGGCGCGCAGGGCTCGCGGCTGCACGGCACGGAGCGCTTCGAGACGGTGAACATCCCGCTGGAGTCCTTCGAGCCCGCCGCTTCGCCCTTGGGGATTGCGTGCACGAAGTCCGCGCTGATGATGGGCGGGCGGCTTGTGGGCAGCCAGTCCTGCTCGGGCGCCAACCCGCCGGTGTGGTTCCTGGAGGGGGCCGACCTCGTGGGCACGTCCTTCCGCGCGCCCTTCGAGGGACGTTCGGTGAAGCTCACCATCGAGGAGGTCCGCTGCCACGTCGACATCACGGGGCCCGCCGTTGCGTGTACCGCGCAGAACCTGACGGACGGCAAGGCGTTCTGGGAGTACCGCGTGACGGCGGCGACGGAGGACAGCCCGTCCCAGCCGCTGTGCCCCACGGGCAGCGGCTTCGCGCTCGCGTCGCCCCACGCCTGGTCCACCGGCGGCGAGCTGCTCCCGAACCCCGAGTACTTCACCTTCGCCTGCGCGGCGAAGAACGAGGGCACCGCGAGCCAGCCGTTCTTCGTGGGCGGCGGCGTCATCGCCAAGTGCATCGACTGGGGCTATGCGCCCTGGGCCACGACGTTCCCGCAGGCCGTCGCGCTGGACTACCACCAGCTGTGCACGCGCATGGCCATGGCGGACTACTGCGGCGAGGGCCGGAGCAACACGCTGGACGGGACGCCGCTGAAGTTCATGAACACGCAGGAGGCCAACCAGCTGATCACGGGGGACCTGCCGGCCACGCTGGATGGCTACTCCCTGGAGGCCGTGTGGAAGGTGGATGACTGCGGCGGCGTGCGGCCGCTGTGCCTGGGCAAGAAGCGCTGGGACACGCTGCCCCTGGAGGCCACGTGCGTGAACCGCAAGCTCGTCCTGGCTCCGCGTCCGACGCGGCCCTGTGAATCGATGGACCTGTCGTTCCATGCCACCGAGACGCTGCTCGTGTCCTATTCGCTCTTCATCGACCGGTCGCTGGTGACGTTCATGGACGCCGCCACCAACCGCTACGTGACGACCACCGCGGTGACGGTGGAGCCGCTGACCGTCGAAGGCGGCTCCAGCGTGACCGGCGTCCACCTGGACCTGGATGCGAACGGGGTGGCGGACGTGACGCCGTTCACCGCGCAGCGCAAGGAGGGGCCCATCCTCTCCCCGAAGCTGCCCGTCGACATCCGGACGCGCATGGGCAGCTTCATCAAGCCGCTGTACCGGTGCGAGAGCACCAGCGGGGACTCCCTGCTCACGGACGATTCGCAGTGTGAGCGCCTTCCCAGCTACGTCCTCAAGGCCCTCAACGGGGACCAGGGCATCGAGGGCTTCGTGTACAGCTCCGTGAGCGTCACCAGCACGGGCCAGCGCCGGCCGCTGAAGCTGTGGCGGTCGTTGCGTACGCCGGTTGTCTATGTCACGTCCACGCAGGCTCCGCCGGGGTTCCTCTTCGTCCGGGACCTGGGCTACCTGCCGGCGGTGGGACAGCTGCCGGGGCGCGACCTCTGA
- a CDS encoding CocE/NonD family hydrolase — MTFHRRGLVAALALFTLAGPALAQAQATPPKPPADPDAERAAYVRAHYTKYEVRIPMRDGVKLFTSFYVPNDASPQKRYPVLLTRTPYSVGPYGVGRYPRTLANQAFEKDGFIFAFQDVRGRYLSEGEFVNVRPHRDGKRGKDVDESSDTYDTIDWLVKRVPNNNGKVGIWGISYPGFYSSAGAIDSHPALKAVSPQAPIADWFWDDMHRHGALNLQLTFSFFASFGRPRPTPTDDTEWKPYDFGTPDAYQFFLDLGPVANVEPQHFKGDVAFWKDIVAHPNYDAFWQARNLLPHLKNIKAAVLVVGGWYDTEDLYGPLRTYAAIEKQNPGISNTLVMGPWPHGGWMRGEGSSLGDAEFGFPTSTTYQDLVLAFFKQHLKGGPDAAVPEALVFEGGANRWRKLDAWPPKGTKETRLYFQPQGALTFQAPTAAQASFDEYVSDPAKPVPYTQDLSPGWSKTYMTEDQRFASRRPDVLTYQTAPLTQDLTLAGPLEAELWVSTTGSDADWVVKVVDVNPGKLPGWTKEQEQSGERNRGAQQTLVRGEPFRGRFRDSYSQPKPFTPNEVTKVKFVINDVFHTFQRGHRLMVQVQSSWFPFIDRNPQTFVPSIYEAKPADFVRAMHRLHHTAAWPSALKVNVLPGLDE; from the coding sequence ATGACCTTCCACCGCCGTGGCCTCGTGGCCGCGCTCGCGCTGTTCACCCTGGCCGGTCCCGCCCTCGCGCAGGCCCAGGCCACCCCGCCCAAGCCTCCCGCGGATCCGGACGCGGAACGCGCCGCGTACGTCCGGGCGCACTACACGAAGTACGAGGTGCGCATCCCCATGCGCGACGGCGTGAAGCTCTTCACGTCCTTCTACGTCCCCAACGACGCGAGCCCCCAGAAGCGCTACCCCGTGCTGCTCACGCGCACGCCGTACTCGGTGGGCCCGTACGGCGTCGGCCGCTACCCCCGCACCCTGGCCAACCAGGCCTTCGAGAAGGACGGCTTCATCTTCGCCTTCCAGGACGTGCGCGGGCGCTACCTGTCGGAAGGCGAGTTCGTCAACGTGCGCCCCCACCGCGACGGCAAGCGCGGCAAGGACGTGGACGAGAGCAGCGACACGTACGACACCATCGACTGGCTGGTGAAGCGCGTGCCGAACAACAACGGCAAGGTGGGCATCTGGGGCATCTCCTATCCGGGCTTCTACTCGTCCGCGGGCGCCATCGATTCGCACCCCGCGCTCAAGGCGGTGTCACCGCAGGCGCCCATCGCGGACTGGTTCTGGGACGACATGCACCGGCATGGCGCCCTCAACCTGCAGCTGACCTTCAGCTTCTTCGCCAGCTTCGGCAGGCCGCGCCCCACGCCCACCGACGACACGGAGTGGAAGCCCTATGACTTCGGCACCCCGGACGCCTACCAGTTCTTCCTGGACCTGGGCCCGGTGGCCAACGTGGAGCCCCAGCACTTCAAGGGCGACGTCGCGTTCTGGAAGGACATCGTCGCGCACCCCAACTACGACGCCTTCTGGCAAGCGCGGAACCTGCTGCCGCACCTGAAGAACATCAAGGCGGCGGTGCTGGTGGTGGGCGGCTGGTACGACACGGAGGACCTCTACGGGCCGCTGCGCACGTACGCCGCCATCGAGAAGCAGAACCCCGGCATCTCCAACACGCTGGTGATGGGCCCCTGGCCCCACGGCGGCTGGATGCGCGGGGAGGGCTCGTCGCTGGGGGACGCGGAGTTCGGCTTCCCCACCAGCACCACGTACCAGGACCTGGTGCTGGCCTTCTTCAAGCAGCACCTGAAGGGCGGCCCGGACGCGGCCGTGCCGGAGGCGCTCGTCTTCGAGGGCGGCGCCAACCGCTGGCGCAAGCTGGACGCGTGGCCGCCCAAGGGCACGAAGGAGACGCGCCTGTACTTCCAGCCCCAGGGCGCGCTGACGTTCCAGGCGCCCACGGCGGCGCAGGCTTCCTTCGACGAATACGTGAGCGACCCGGCCAAGCCCGTGCCGTACACGCAGGACCTGAGCCCCGGCTGGTCCAAGACGTACATGACGGAGGATCAGCGCTTCGCCTCGCGCCGGCCGGACGTGCTCACCTACCAGACGGCGCCGCTGACCCAGGACCTCACGCTCGCGGGCCCGCTGGAGGCGGAGCTGTGGGTGTCCACCACCGGCAGCGACGCGGACTGGGTGGTGAAGGTGGTGGACGTGAACCCCGGGAAGCTGCCCGGCTGGACCAAGGAGCAGGAGCAGTCCGGCGAGCGCAACCGGGGCGCGCAGCAGACGCTGGTGCGCGGGGAGCCGTTCCGCGGCCGCTTCCGCGACAGCTATTCCCAGCCCAAGCCCTTCACGCCCAACGAGGTGACGAAGGTGAAGTTCGTCATCAACGACGTGTTCCACACCTTCCAGCGCGGCCACCGGCTGATGGTGCAGGTGCAGTCCAGCTGGTTCCCGTTCATCGACCGCAACCCGCAGACCTTCGTGCCCAGCATCTACGAGGCGAAGCCGGCGGACTTCGTGCGCGCGATGCACCGGCTGCACCACACGGCGGCCTGGCCCAGTGCGCTGAAGGTGAACGTCCTGCCTGGACTGGACGAGTAG
- the rtcA gene encoding RNA 3'-terminal phosphate cyclase — translation MTGHDRPDAGRVLLDGSLGEGGGHVLRSALSLSLITGRPFQLTGLREHREPAGLRPQHLAYVRGAEALCGGTSEGAVVGATELRFTPGPVRAGDYLLEAGASGSTPRLFQCLVYPLALAGGGRLTLRGGTHLPGGPSFHALVGAWLPVARAYGFPVQLSLTHAGFHPEGAGEFTAEVGAPVEPPVRVDLPARGVLREVRVMSFVGGLPFAVAERQSRAAVAALRERGILAEADNRPLAVTRSQGSATFVLAQFEHTVAAFTSLGERGLDAEGVGREAAEALTRFMETGGALDEHLAEQLLLPAALLASGRLGAVTPGTTRFTAARVTGELMVQAEVLRRFLPVHIQVEPGGSVEVRPA, via the coding sequence ATGACCGGTCACGACCGGCCCGACGCCGGGCGGGTGCTGCTCGACGGAAGCCTGGGGGAGGGGGGCGGCCACGTCCTCCGCTCGGCGCTGTCCCTGTCGCTCATCACCGGCCGTCCCTTCCAGCTCACCGGGCTGCGCGAGCACCGCGAGCCGGCGGGCCTGCGTCCCCAGCACCTGGCCTACGTGCGCGGCGCGGAGGCGCTGTGTGGCGGCACCAGCGAGGGCGCCGTCGTGGGCGCCACCGAGCTGCGCTTCACCCCGGGGCCCGTGCGCGCGGGGGACTACCTGCTGGAGGCCGGCGCTTCCGGCAGCACGCCCCGGCTCTTCCAGTGCCTGGTGTATCCGCTGGCGCTCGCGGGCGGCGGACGGCTCACGCTGCGCGGGGGCACGCACCTGCCGGGCGGGCCCAGCTTCCACGCGCTCGTCGGGGCGTGGCTGCCGGTGGCGCGCGCGTATGGGTTTCCCGTGCAGCTGTCGCTCACCCACGCGGGCTTCCACCCGGAGGGCGCGGGCGAGTTCACCGCGGAGGTGGGCGCCCCGGTGGAGCCCCCCGTGCGCGTGGACCTGCCCGCGCGGGGCGTGCTGCGCGAGGTGCGCGTGATGTCCTTCGTGGGCGGGCTGCCCTTCGCGGTGGCGGAGCGTCAGTCCCGCGCCGCGGTGGCCGCGCTGCGCGAGCGGGGCATCCTGGCGGAGGCGGACAACCGGCCGCTGGCGGTGACGCGCTCACAGGGGTCCGCGACGTTCGTGCTGGCGCAGTTCGAACACACCGTGGCGGCCTTCACGTCGCTGGGCGAGCGCGGCCTGGACGCGGAAGGGGTGGGGCGCGAGGCGGCGGAGGCCCTGACGCGCTTCATGGAGACGGGCGGCGCGCTCGACGAACACCTGGCGGAGCAGCTGCTCTTGCCGGCGGCGCTCCTGGCGTCAGGGAGGCTGGGGGCGGTGACGCCGGGCACCACGCGCTTCACCGCCGCTCGCGTCACCGGCGAGCTGATGGTCCAGGCGGAGGTGCTGCGGCGCTTCCTGCCGGTGCACATCCAGGTGGAGCCGGGCGGGAGCGTGGAGGTCCGCCCGGCGTGA
- the sppA gene encoding signal peptide peptidase SppA produces MLRLPLLLLANLLLGLRLLLGLPFRLMAARKRPTWVRFRLAGSLPYRPRPVPRFRLGGTPVEPATVTSLETLGRALKVLAADPKVEGILLEVEGLGIPDSRREALRGLLSDFQAAGKRVVSWAVMVDTDAYPVLGAADEVLLAPMGRVELVGYAAQATVLGEAFGRVGIHAHFARRGDYKTAPELFTDGKVSDIQRQTLESFLDERYAVLVEALSSDRGKTPEEARALIDAGPYSAKRALDAGLVDGLVHEADLGAHLGLEAKKDEEPPVPTYDAYLATLAFPPVKWRRLRRKPRLAVVDVAGIIIPGSGGAGRFAAADTVVKALRRAGRDKRAKAVVLAVASPGGSALASEQILEAVKRVAKQKPVIAYVDQVCASGGYMAAIGAKEIWSAPHAVVGSIGVFVGKFEYGELLEKLGIHRTTLARGENAAFFSSSRGFTPHERAALEREVEESYQSFLELVAQARGRTKEEIHQRAEGRVYSGLRAKEAGLVDRIGGFEEVCRHALEEARVPSDDFDIVRYGGAQAKLSLLKLLMGAAHPATYAFCTAAWSLQGSGSSRHIE; encoded by the coding sequence ATGCTCCGCCTTCCCTTGCTCCTGCTGGCGAACCTCCTCCTGGGGCTGCGGCTGCTCCTGGGCCTGCCCTTTCGTCTGATGGCGGCGCGCAAGCGGCCCACGTGGGTCCGCTTCCGGCTCGCGGGCAGCCTGCCGTACCGCCCGCGCCCCGTGCCCCGCTTCCGCCTGGGCGGCACCCCGGTGGAGCCCGCCACGGTGACGTCCCTGGAGACGCTGGGCCGGGCGCTGAAGGTGCTGGCCGCGGATCCGAAGGTGGAGGGCATCCTCCTGGAGGTTGAAGGCCTGGGCATCCCGGACTCCCGGCGGGAGGCCCTGCGCGGCCTGCTGTCGGACTTCCAGGCGGCCGGCAAGCGGGTGGTGTCCTGGGCGGTGATGGTGGACACGGACGCGTACCCCGTGCTGGGCGCGGCGGACGAGGTGCTGCTCGCCCCCATGGGCCGGGTGGAGCTGGTGGGCTACGCCGCCCAGGCCACGGTGCTGGGCGAGGCCTTCGGCCGGGTGGGCATCCACGCGCACTTCGCCCGGCGCGGCGACTACAAGACGGCGCCGGAGCTCTTCACGGACGGAAAGGTGTCCGACATCCAGCGACAGACGCTGGAGTCCTTCCTGGACGAACGCTACGCCGTCCTGGTGGAGGCCCTCTCCAGCGACCGGGGCAAGACGCCGGAGGAGGCGCGGGCGCTCATCGACGCGGGCCCCTACAGCGCGAAGCGGGCGCTGGACGCGGGGCTGGTGGACGGGCTGGTCCACGAGGCGGACCTGGGCGCGCACCTGGGCCTGGAGGCGAAGAAGGACGAGGAGCCGCCGGTGCCCACGTATGACGCGTACCTGGCGACGCTCGCGTTCCCGCCGGTGAAGTGGCGCCGGCTGCGCCGCAAGCCCCGGCTGGCGGTGGTGGACGTGGCGGGCATCATCATCCCGGGCAGCGGCGGCGCGGGCCGGTTCGCGGCGGCGGACACGGTGGTGAAGGCGCTGCGGCGGGCGGGCAGGGACAAGCGCGCGAAGGCGGTGGTGCTGGCGGTGGCGAGCCCTGGCGGATCCGCGCTCGCGTCCGAGCAGATCTTGGAGGCGGTGAAGCGCGTGGCGAAGCAGAAGCCCGTCATCGCGTACGTGGATCAGGTCTGCGCGAGCGGCGGCTACATGGCGGCCATCGGCGCGAAGGAGATCTGGTCCGCGCCCCATGCCGTCGTGGGCTCCATCGGCGTGTTCGTGGGCAAGTTCGAGTACGGCGAGCTGCTGGAGAAGCTGGGCATCCACCGCACCACGCTGGCGCGGGGCGAGAACGCGGCCTTCTTCTCCTCGTCCCGAGGCTTCACGCCGCACGAGCGCGCCGCGCTGGAGCGCGAGGTGGAGGAGAGCTACCAGTCCTTCCTGGAGCTGGTGGCCCAGGCGCGCGGCCGGACGAAGGAGGAGATCCACCAGCGCGCGGAGGGGCGCGTCTACTCAGGGCTGCGCGCGAAGGAGGCGGGGCTGGTGGACCGCATCGGCGGCTTCGAGGAGGTCTGCCGCCACGCGCTGGAGGAGGCGCGCGTCCCGTCGGACGACTTCGACATCGTGCGCTACGGCGGCGCCCAGGCGAAGCTGTCGCTGCTCAAGCTGCTGATGGGCGCGGCGCACCCGGCCACGTATGCCTTCTGCACCGCGGCCTGGAGCCTTCAGGGCTCCGGTTCGTCCAGGCACATCGAATAG
- a CDS encoding zf-TFIIB domain-containing protein, whose amino-acid sequence MARSCPVCPSQTLNVVQASDVEVDVCPRCNGLYFDRGELERFPDRPSLKPLLNAARQAASRCRKGGHLIPRAMAVCATCDGEPVGCPGCGARLALVNARVCNVDLCTHCGGTWLDAGKFEALEHADVTPQKAPPVSKGWEVAPATDGGADPWKAPGATAPLPPSDSPTGGLGVRSPLACVQCGLQVSVPQAFAFNGDIYCREHRPKGAVSGESLPKSRDASTMPSMDMEDTFDLADIVIELFRLFRR is encoded by the coding sequence ATGGCCCGCTCCTGCCCGGTCTGCCCCAGCCAGACGTTGAACGTCGTCCAGGCCTCCGACGTGGAGGTGGACGTCTGTCCGCGCTGCAACGGTCTGTACTTCGACCGCGGGGAGCTGGAGCGCTTCCCGGACCGGCCGTCGCTCAAGCCGCTCTTGAACGCGGCGAGGCAGGCCGCGTCCCGGTGCCGCAAGGGTGGGCACCTGATTCCGCGCGCCATGGCCGTCTGTGCCACCTGCGACGGCGAGCCCGTGGGCTGTCCCGGCTGCGGCGCGCGGCTGGCGCTGGTCAACGCGCGCGTCTGCAACGTGGACCTGTGCACACACTGCGGCGGCACCTGGCTGGACGCGGGCAAGTTCGAGGCCCTGGAGCATGCCGACGTGACGCCCCAGAAGGCCCCGCCCGTGTCCAAGGGCTGGGAGGTCGCCCCCGCGACGGATGGCGGCGCGGATCCATGGAAGGCCCCGGGCGCCACGGCCCCGCTGCCGCCGTCGGACTCCCCCACGGGCGGCCTGGGCGTGCGCTCCCCCCTGGCCTGCGTCCAGTGCGGCCTCCAGGTCTCCGTCCCCCAGGCGTTCGCGTTCAACGGCGATATCTACTGCCGCGAGCACCGTCCGAAGGGCGCCGTGTCGGGCGAAAGCCTGCCCAAGAGCCGGGACGCGAGCACCATGCCGTCCATGGACATGGAGGACACCTTCGACCTGGCGGACATCGTGATCGAGCTGTTCCGGCTGTTCCGCCGCTGA
- the apbC gene encoding iron-sulfur cluster carrier protein ApbC: MSVSQADVMTAMSKVIDPELHVDLVKAGMVKDVRVTGDTVKLKIELTTPACPMKGKIQADAEAALKAVPGLKSFDIEWGAQVRGVAGGSGGGGALLPGVKNILLVGAGKGGVGKSTVAVNLATSLAQHGAKVGLLDADFYGPSVPLMTGTADKRPVSPNGKTLDPLVAHGLKIMSIGFLVEADQALIWRGPMLHGALMQLVRDVNWGELDYLILDLPPGTGDVALTLSQSVRAAGAVLVTTPQDVALADVVRAKQMFDKVHIPVLGIVENMSQFICPHCNKSTPIFNHGGGRKAAEMFGIPFLGEIPLDLKVREAGDSGVPVVVGHKDSPEAKAFQDVARAVAGRVSAQSMKSVPLPVMQAR; this comes from the coding sequence ATGAGCGTGTCCCAGGCCGATGTGATGACGGCCATGTCGAAGGTGATCGACCCCGAACTGCACGTCGACCTGGTGAAGGCCGGGATGGTGAAGGACGTGCGCGTCACCGGTGACACGGTGAAGCTGAAGATCGAGCTGACCACGCCCGCCTGTCCCATGAAGGGGAAGATCCAGGCGGACGCGGAGGCCGCGCTCAAGGCGGTGCCGGGCCTGAAGTCCTTCGACATCGAGTGGGGCGCCCAGGTACGCGGCGTCGCCGGCGGCTCCGGTGGCGGCGGGGCGCTCCTGCCGGGCGTGAAGAACATCCTGCTCGTGGGCGCCGGCAAGGGCGGCGTGGGCAAGAGCACGGTGGCGGTGAACCTGGCCACGTCGCTCGCGCAGCACGGCGCCAAGGTGGGCCTGCTGGACGCGGACTTCTACGGCCCCTCCGTGCCGCTGATGACGGGCACCGCGGACAAGCGCCCGGTGAGCCCCAACGGCAAGACGCTGGATCCGCTGGTCGCCCACGGCCTGAAGATCATGTCCATCGGCTTCCTGGTGGAGGCGGATCAGGCGCTCATCTGGCGCGGCCCCATGCTCCACGGCGCCCTCATGCAGCTGGTGCGCGACGTGAACTGGGGGGAGCTGGACTACCTCATCCTGGACCTGCCCCCGGGCACGGGCGACGTGGCGCTGACCCTGTCGCAGTCCGTGCGGGCCGCGGGCGCGGTGCTGGTGACGACGCCGCAGGACGTGGCGCTGGCGGACGTGGTGCGCGCCAAGCAGATGTTCGACAAGGTCCACATCCCCGTGCTGGGCATCGTGGAGAACATGAGCCAGTTCATCTGCCCGCACTGCAACAAGAGCACGCCCATCTTCAACCACGGCGGCGGACGCAAGGCCGCGGAGATGTTCGGCATCCCATTCCTGGGGGAGATCCCGCTCGACCTCAAGGTGCGCGAGGCGGGAGACTCCGGCGTGCCGGTGGTGGTGGGGCACAAGGACAGCCCGGAGGCGAAGGCCTTCCAGGACGTCGCCCGTGCCGTGGCGGGGCGCGTGTCCGCGCAGTCCATGAAGAGCGTGCCCCTGCCGGTGATGCAGGCCCGGTAG